A region of the Deinococcus aquiradiocola genome:
GAACACCTTCGGGTGCGCCCGGATGACCGCCGGGTCCAGCAGCGGCAGCAGGCGCACGCTGTCGTCGCCGCCCAGCGTGCTCAGCAGGCCCGCCACCTCGCGGTTCTCCAGCGCCCAGTGCAGGTCGTCCGCCCGCGCCTGCGGGTTGCGGTACAGGTACGCCTCGCCGCGCAGGGCGTTCGGGGCGGGCACCACTCGCCACCCCAGCTCGGCCCGCACCTGCCGCCGCCCCGCCTCGTACCGGTGCGGGACGCGCGCCACGAACCCGCTGCTCAGACTGAGGGCCGCCACCACGTCCCCCTCACGCAGGGCCGCCGGACGCACGAAAGACATCACGCTCATGCCGCAGGGTACGGCCCGCGCCCTGTACGCCGGAAGCGCCAGATGGCGTACCGCTCCGCCCGCCCGCTATACCCAAGCGCTACTCCCGCCTGTTAGCCTGAACGTCATGACGCCTGCCCTCACCTCCGTGCCCGTCCCCGCGCTCCGCCGGAGCGTCCCGTGAACCCGCAACTGAGCGCCGTGCTGCTCGGCGTCGTCGAGGGCCTCACGGAATTCCTGCCGATCTCGTCCACCGGGCACCTGATCGTCGCGGAGAACCTGATCGGGTACCGCGACGCGGGCGAGACCTTCACCATCGTGATCCAGCTCGGCGCGATCCTCGCCGTCGTCTTCTACTACTGGAAGCTGCTCATCAGCAAGCTCTCGGGCCTGTTCCGGGGCGACCAGCCGTCCCTGCGCTTCTGGCTGAACATCGTGGTCGCGTGCATTCCCGCCGCCGTGATCGGCCTGCTGTTCGAGAAGAAGATCAAGGGCCTGCTGTTCACGCCCACCGTCGTCGCCATCAGCCTGATCGTGGGCGGCATCATCCTGTACGTCATCGAGCAGCGCCGCGCCACGACCGCGCACACCGAGGAGGGCGCGGAACCGGACCTGGACCGCATCACGCTGCGGCAGGCGCTGTGGGTGGGCGTCGCTCAGGTGTTCTCGGTGCTGTTCCCCGGCACGTCCCGCTCCGGGTCGAGCATCGTGGGCGGCCTGCTGGCCGGCATGAACCGCGTGACCGCGACGGCCTTCTCGTTCTTCCTGGGCATCCCTCTGCTCGGCGCGGCGGGCCTGTACAGCCTGTACAAGGCGCGCGACACGCTGTCGCAGGTGGCGGGCGGCACCCCGGCCCTCCTGACCGGGACGGTCGTGTCGTTCGTGGTGGCCCTCGCGTCCGTGAGCTGGCTGCTGCGCTACGTGTCCCGCAACGACTTCCGCGGCTTCGCCATCTACCGCGTGGTGGCGGGCATCGTCATCCTGGTGCTCGTCGGGGCAGGCGTCATCACCCACACCTGATCCCTGCCCCGTGAGCTGTCTGCGCCGCCCGGTCCCCGCTGACCGGGCGGCGCCCTGTCAGGGCCGGTATGCTGGCCGGTGATGCCCGCTGACCTGCTCTCCCCGGACGCGCACGCGCTCGCCGTTCACCTGCACGACCGGCTGATGCCCACCTGGGAGGCCCTGGCCCTCCCGGCCCGCTGGACGCCCGCCGACCTGCCCGCGGACCTCGCGCCGCTCGCGGTGGACGCGTGGCGGGCGGCAGACGTGCCGGACGTCCTGCGGGAACGCCGGGTGGAGCTGATCGTGGCCGCGCACGACGACGCGGCCGTGCGGCACGGTCTGAAGAGCGGGGCGGACGCCGTGGTGCTGGACTTGGACGACGTGTTCTCGCCGCGCGCCGGGAACCTGCGGCGCGCGTACCGGAACTTCCCGGCGTACGCCGCGCTGCCGGGCGTGTTCCTGACGCGCGTGCGGCCCCTCGCCCACCGGGAGCCGCGCGCCACACTGAACGGCCGGGCGGCCGTGGCGGGCCTGCTGGACCTCGCCGCGTGCATGACGGCCTTCCGGGCAAGAGAGGTGCTGCTGTACCTCCCGAAGATCGACAGCGTGCCCGAAGCGCGCTTCTGGCGGGACGCGCTGACGCTCGCGGAACGCTGGCTGCAGCTGCCGGAAGGCCGCGTGCGCGTGTGCCTGCAGATCGAGACGCTGCCCGGCCTGCTGCGCGCCGAGGCGCTGCTGCACGAACTGCGCGGGTACGCGTACGGCCTGAACGCGGGCCGCTGGGATTACGTGTTCAGCGTCGTCAAGCACCTCGGGCCGCACCTGCCCGCCCCGCTGCCGGAACGTGCGCGGCTCGGGATGAACGAGCCGTCCATGCAGGCGTACGCGCGGCAGATCGTGTCGGTGTGCGCCGCGCACGGCGCGCAGGCGGTGGGCGGCACGGCCGCCGTGGCCCTGACCGGGGACCCCGGCCGCGACCGGGCCGCCCTGGACGCCGTGCGCGCCGACAAGGACCGCGAGGCCGCGCAGGGCTTCGTGGCCGCCTGGGCAGGCCGTACGGAGCTGCTCGGCGCCGTCCGTGACGCCTTCCGCACCCCCGCCCCGCCCCCACGGCCGGAGGATCACCGCGCGGCGGCCCTCGACCTGCCGTTCGCGGCGCACGTGCCGGAGGAGGCCGTGCGGGACGCGCTGGGCGTGGCGCTCGCCGTGCTGGGCGCGTGGCTGGCCGGGGTGGGCGACGTGGCGCGCGCCGGACGCTCCGAGGACACCGCCACCGCCGAACTCGCCCGCGCGCACCTGCAGCACTGGCACGCGCGCGGCCTGCTGGACCGGGACGCGTACCTGCACCTGCGGCGCGAACAGCAGCCGGACGACGCGCCCGCCGCGCGACTGCTGGACGCCCTGGTGCTGACGGACACGCCCGCAGCGTACTTCCCGGCGGTCGCCGAGACCCTCTTTCCCGAGGCGGCCCTCCCCGACGCACCCTGAGCGTCCAGGCCGGACCGCACCCTGGCAGAATGGAGGCATGACCGCCACCCTCACCCCGCCGGACCTCGCGGCCCTCACGGCCGACCTCATGACGCGCGTCGCGGCGCTCTGCGAGCACACCGAAGTGCCCGGCACCATCCAGCGCACCTTCCTCAGTCCCGCCGCGGCCGCCATGCACGCCGACCTGAGCGCCTGGGCGACCACGCTCGGCCTGGACGTGCGCGTGGATGAGGCCGGGAACTGGCGGGCCGCGCTGCCCGCCGCGCAGCCGGACGCGCCGACCTTCCTGATCGGGTCGCACCTCGACACCGTCCCGGACGGCGGGCGGTACGACGGTCTGCTCGGCGTGACGATGGGCGTCGCGCTGGCCGGGGCGCTGCGCGCGGCGGGCGCGATCCTCCCGTACCGGCTGGAGGTGCTGGGCTTCACGGAGGAGGAAGGCGTGCGCTTCGGCGTGCCGTTCATCGGGAGCCTCAGCACGCTCGGGCAGGCCGCCGACCTGCTCGACCTGACGGACGCGGCGGGCGTCAGCGTGCGGCAGGCCATGCGGGACTTCGGGCTGGACGACGCGCGCCTGCCGAACGCCGCCCTGACGGGCGAGCACCTCGGCTTCCTGGAGTTCCATATCGAGCAGGGCCCCGTGCTGGAGGCGGCCGGACAGCCGCTCGGCGTGGTCAGCGCCCTCGTCGGGCATCACCGCGCGAAGGTGACGTTCACGGGCCGCGCGAACCACGCGGGCACCACCCCCATGCACCTGCGGCACGACGCCCTCACCGCCGCCGCCGAATGGATGCTGGAGGCCGAACGCACCGCGCAGGACACGCCGGGCCTCGTGGCGACCGTGGGCCGCGTGCAGGCCTTCCCCGGCGCGTCCAACGTCATCCCGGGCCGCGCGGAACTCACGCTGGACCTGCGGCACGCGGACGACACGCTGCGCGCCCGGAAACTCGCGGACCTGCACGCGGCCCTCGAACGGATCGGCGCGGCGCGCGGCGTGCAGGTCAGCCTGGACGTGCTGACCGTCATTCCGGCCGTGCCTCTCGACGACGCGCTGCGCGCCGCCCTGCACCGCGCGGCGCACGCCGCCGGGCTGGACGCGCCGGAACTCGTGAGCGGCGCCGGGCACGACGCCATGATCGTGGCGCGCGCCATGCCCGCCGCGATGCTGTTCCTGCGCACGCCGGGCGGCCTGAGCCACCACCCGGACGAGACGGTGTCCGGCCAGGACGTGCAGGCGGCCCTGCAGGTCGCGTGGCACTTCCTGCTGAACCTGCCCAGGAGGGGCGCGTGAAGCACCTCGGCGTCACCCGCAGCCGTCACCTGACGGACCACGCGCTCATCACGCCCGACACCTTCGTCCGCACCCGCATGGCCGAATGGGGAGACGCGGGCATCATCGTTCACATCTCGCCCGTGATGGGGACGGGCGCGCGCTTCACGCAGTTCACGGCGGAACTGCGGGCCGGGACGACCGTGCACGCCCCGCGCTCCCTGCAGCAGCGCTTCGTGTTCGTGCTGGACGGCGAGGTGAACGTCACCGTGAACGGCGAGACGCGCACCCTGCACCCCTCCGATTACGTGTACCTGCCCGCCGGACGGCCGCACACCCTCACGTCCGGCGCGCCCGCCCGCGTGAGCGTCTTCGAGAAGCCCTTCCAGCCGGAGGAAGGCCAGCCGGAGGAGGGTCAGCCCGCCGACGCGCGCCGCGTCCCGGACGTGCACTGGGGCAACGAGCGCGACGTGCCCGGCACGCCCTTCGAGGGCGACGATCACCTGCTCGCCCGGAAACTCCTGCCGGACGAACTGCACTTCGACTTCATGGTGTCCACCATGAGCTTCGCGCCCGGCGCGAGCCTCCCGTACACGGAAGTGCACTACATGGAGCACGGCCTCCTGATGCTGGAAGGCGAAGGCCTGTACAAGCTCGGCGAGCACTACTACGCCGTGCAGACGGGCGACGTGATCTGGATGGGCGCGCACTGCCCGCAGTGGTACGCCGCGCTGGGCCGCGAGTGGAGCAAGTACCTGCTGTACAAGGACATGAACAGGAACCCCATCAGCACAGGGACGCACCACCGAATCTAGAAAGAGGGAGGGGTCGCCCCCGACCGGTTGCCCCATCAGCACAGAGACGCACCACCGAATCTAGAAAGAGGGAGGGGCCGCCCCCGACCGCCGGCCCTGTCGGCACAGAGACGCACCGCCTGCGCTGGGGGCCGTGCTGCTGTGTCCGGAACAGCATGGGAATGCCCCCGCGTGGCTGATCGGGGGGCGGGTCTTGACGGTCCGGGTCATACGGTTTTGATCCGGTTCCAGGGATGCCGGGAACAGCACCTACATCCCTTCTTGGGCAGAACGGACGCCCTACAGGACGCCTGACCGCTTCCACCTCCTCAAAACCGTAGTTTTTGATGCTCGCTCCGCTCGGCTGAACTTTTGGAGTTCAGCTCAAAACCGGATCAGGTGTGCGTGGTTTCGATGCGGTGGCGCTGGAACCATCGGTACGTTTTCCGGAAGCCGCCTTCGAGGGTGGTTTCGGGCGTCCAGCCGGCCCGGCCGAGTCGGCCGAGTTCGGCGACGTCGTCCCGCTGGATGTTGCGGTGCAGGAGGCGGCGTTCGGGCGCGCGCGGGTCGGGGGTGGGCGTGTCGAAGCTGAATTCGCCGTGGTAGCCGGTGACGGCCTTGACGGTGTCCGCGAGTTGCCGCAGGGTGTGGCGTTCGTGTGGGCGGATGACGAGCGTGCCGGGTTCGGACAGGTGCTCGATCAGGAAGAGGCAGGCGTCGGCGAGGTCGTCGATGTACAGCAGGTCGCAGGGGGAGCTGCTGTGGCCGTACAGGTGCACGGTGCTCTGGCCGGTGTCGCTGGCGCGCAGGACCTTGCGGAAGAGGGCGCTGACGAGGTTCCCGCGTGGCGCGTCGAGCCACAGGCCGGGGCCGTACAGGCCGCCCGCGAGGGCGCTGGAGAAGTGGCAGCCGTACTGGGTGCGGTAACTGTCGCACAGTTCGGTCATGATGGTCCCGGCGGCCTCGCGGGCGCGCTGGCTCTCGGCGACGAGTTCGGCCTGCAGGTAGTCGTCCTCGCCGGGCGCGGGGTCCTGCAGGGTCGGGTCGAAGAGGGTCGGGTCGCAGTCGATGCACAGCAGGCGGTCCACTTCGTACAGGTACGAGGCGTGGATGACGCTGGTGATCATCATGAGGGCGTGCCGCAGCCACGTGGCGGGCGTGAGGCGGTCGTCGCCGCTGAGGCTGACGGGCAGCAGGAACACGTAGTCGGGCAGGTGCTCCTCGAAGAACGCGTTGACGGCGGCGGGTTCCCAGCTGCCGGGCGCGTGGTCGTCGCGCGTGACGATGCGGGTGTACCCGAGGCCCTGCAGGTGCCGCACGATGGAGCGCCCCACGATCTCGTTGTGGCCGGTCACGAGGATTTTGGCGTCCAGGGCGAGTTTCACGGTAAACCTCAGGGTCGGGTGTGGGGCGGCGCTTGAAGTCCGTTCACGGCCGGGCGTGAACGACAGCAGGTTGATTGCAATGAATCGGTCAAAATCATGAATTCAGGCGGATTTTACTTTAATTTTCCTTCGATGACAACGGTGATGCGTGCCGTGAGAGCTGACGTTCAGGCCACCCGGCCGGCCCGAGGTGACCCTGCCGAGCCGACACGACCTCTTTCTTCTTTACTTTGAGCCAGCAGGCGTAAAGCCATCGCTAAGCGCCGCCATGCCGGGGAGACCCGAAGGAGGGGCCGAGGAACGATTCCGTTCACGTGCGCTTCTCGGACGCGCTTTTGCGTTCGCGTAACACTGCCGGCAACAGGGTCACGCACGGCCAGATTGTGCTCCATGCGGTCCGTCGACGGGTGTGGCGTGCCCTTCCGCCCTTTACTGGCCGGGGGAGGTGAGGGCGCCGGGCACGGTGGAGTCCGTGCCGGTCGTGCTGCCGTCCGTACTGTTCTGGGTGCCGCTCTGATCCGTGCCGTTCTGGTCGGGGAGGGGTTGCAGGTCGCCGGGAACGCTCTGCGTGTCGCCGGGCGTGGTCTGGGTGGGGTCGGGGGTGGGCTGCGTGCCGTTCTGGTCCGGGGTGGCCTGCTGCGCGGCCTGATCGCGTGCGGCCTGCTCTGCGGCCGCCTGGTCACGCGCGGCCTGTTCGGCAGCGGCCTGCTGTTCGGCGGCCGCCTGTTCCTGCGCGGCCTGATCGCGCGCCGCCTGTTCTGCCGCGGCCTGCTCCTGGGCGGCCTGTTCGGCGACGGCCTGCTCTGCCGCCTGCTGTTCCGCCGCGGCCTGTTCCTGCGCGGCCCGGTCGCGTGCGGCCTGCTCGGCGGCCGCCTGCTGCTCGTCCGTGCGGCTGGGCGCGGGCGGGTCCTGCGTGGCCGGGTCCTGCGCGGGCGAGCTGTTCCCGCCGAACAGGCCGCCCAGGAAGCCGCCGTTCTGCTCGACCTTGAAGGCCATCTGCACGCCGCGCACGCGCCGGAACTCGATGTCGGCGGGCGCCTGGAACGCTGCGGCGGGCTGCCCGTCCAGCGTGCCGGAAGCCGCTGCCTGCCAGATGGGGGCGGCGACGTCGCCGCTGTACGCGGATGCGGGCAGGGAGGTGTTGTCGCCGCGGCCTACCCATACCGCGCCGCTGAGGCCCGGCGTGACGCCCGCGAACCACAGGTCGCGGATGTCGTTGGTGGTGCCGGTCTTGCCGCCCACCTCGCG
Encoded here:
- a CDS encoding allantoate amidohydrolase, with product MTATLTPPDLAALTADLMTRVAALCEHTEVPGTIQRTFLSPAAAAMHADLSAWATTLGLDVRVDEAGNWRAALPAAQPDAPTFLIGSHLDTVPDGGRYDGLLGVTMGVALAGALRAAGAILPYRLEVLGFTEEEGVRFGVPFIGSLSTLGQAADLLDLTDAAGVSVRQAMRDFGLDDARLPNAALTGEHLGFLEFHIEQGPVLEAAGQPLGVVSALVGHHRAKVTFTGRANHAGTTPMHLRHDALTAAAEWMLEAERTAQDTPGLVATVGRVQAFPGASNVIPGRAELTLDLRHADDTLRARKLADLHAALERIGAARGVQVSLDVLTVIPAVPLDDALRAALHRAAHAAGLDAPELVSGAGHDAMIVARAMPAAMLFLRTPGGLSHHPDETVSGQDVQAALQVAWHFLLNLPRRGA
- a CDS encoding NAD-dependent epimerase/dehydratase family protein, which codes for MKLALDAKILVTGHNEIVGRSIVRHLQGLGYTRIVTRDDHAPGSWEPAAVNAFFEEHLPDYVFLLPVSLSGDDRLTPATWLRHALMMITSVIHASYLYEVDRLLCIDCDPTLFDPTLQDPAPGEDDYLQAELVAESQRAREAAGTIMTELCDSYRTQYGCHFSSALAGGLYGPGLWLDAPRGNLVSALFRKVLRASDTGQSTVHLYGHSSSPCDLLYIDDLADACLFLIEHLSEPGTLVIRPHERHTLRQLADTVKAVTGYHGEFSFDTPTPDPRAPERRLLHRNIQRDDVAELGRLGRAGWTPETTLEGGFRKTYRWFQRHRIETTHT
- a CDS encoding malate synthase A — its product is MPADLLSPDAHALAVHLHDRLMPTWEALALPARWTPADLPADLAPLAVDAWRAADVPDVLRERRVELIVAAHDDAAVRHGLKSGADAVVLDLDDVFSPRAGNLRRAYRNFPAYAALPGVFLTRVRPLAHREPRATLNGRAAVAGLLDLAACMTAFRAREVLLYLPKIDSVPEARFWRDALTLAERWLQLPEGRVRVCLQIETLPGLLRAEALLHELRGYAYGLNAGRWDYVFSVVKHLGPHLPAPLPERARLGMNEPSMQAYARQIVSVCAAHGAQAVGGTAAVALTGDPGRDRAALDAVRADKDREAAQGFVAAWAGRTELLGAVRDAFRTPAPPPRPEDHRAAALDLPFAAHVPEEAVRDALGVALAVLGAWLAGVGDVARAGRSEDTATAELARAHLQHWHARGLLDRDAYLHLRREQQPDDAPAARLLDALVLTDTPAAYFPAVAETLFPEAALPDAP
- the allE gene encoding (S)-ureidoglycine aminohydrolase; amino-acid sequence: MKHLGVTRSRHLTDHALITPDTFVRTRMAEWGDAGIIVHISPVMGTGARFTQFTAELRAGTTVHAPRSLQQRFVFVLDGEVNVTVNGETRTLHPSDYVYLPAGRPHTLTSGAPARVSVFEKPFQPEEGQPEEGQPADARRVPDVHWGNERDVPGTPFEGDDHLLARKLLPDELHFDFMVSTMSFAPGASLPYTEVHYMEHGLLMLEGEGLYKLGEHYYAVQTGDVIWMGAHCPQWYAALGREWSKYLLYKDMNRNPISTGTHHRI
- a CDS encoding undecaprenyl-diphosphate phosphatase; this encodes MNPQLSAVLLGVVEGLTEFLPISSTGHLIVAENLIGYRDAGETFTIVIQLGAILAVVFYYWKLLISKLSGLFRGDQPSLRFWLNIVVACIPAAVIGLLFEKKIKGLLFTPTVVAISLIVGGIILYVIEQRRATTAHTEEGAEPDLDRITLRQALWVGVAQVFSVLFPGTSRSGSSIVGGLLAGMNRVTATAFSFFLGIPLLGAAGLYSLYKARDTLSQVAGGTPALLTGTVVSFVVALASVSWLLRYVSRNDFRGFAIYRVVAGIVILVLVGAGVITHT